The sequence below is a genomic window from Brachyhypopomus gauderio isolate BG-103 chromosome 20, BGAUD_0.2, whole genome shotgun sequence.
GTTCTTAAATCCAGTATTTCACAACCAACAACAATCTTAAGGAAATCAAAAGATCTGCATAGCTCCTGAAACACACTTCCATACCTCTGCAGTCATGCATGTAGATTCATTAATATGTTTGTGAGATCTTCTGACAATGATCAAATCTGGACTAATATGAGATGAAACATGAAACAAAATTTTTATACACTATTGATATGTCCCCCTCATGTGTACAAAACCATGCTGTTGCTATTTTTATCCAATACAAATCatataacaaaaataaatcaCTTTTAAGAACAATCTGCATGAAAAGATAAGCTGTTGACTTTACAATAAACATCTGACCCCAATCATAAACTACAGAGAAGATACTTACCAGAAAGTTCAGAGTTCATAACCTCTTATAAAAAGCACACACCTGGCAGACGTACCCTTTTAAATATCTCTTAATCAATCTCCCAAACAACAACTTGATTCACAGAGTAATCCAAAACACCATTAAAATTACAGGAACTTCACATAAAAGCGCAGCTATTCACTTGCTCCTGTACTTATTCCAGCTGTAATGATGACagttacaaatggcatgaggaAAAGTTATTGCTCCTTACCAGAATGAAATGAAGACAAAGACTGCAGCTGGAACCGTAGTATCCATAATGAAACTTAATCAGTATTCAGCTGATTAAAGCCATATGCAAATCTTACACCCCGTTGCTCGTTAGCAGTGTGTGGCTTTGAAGTACTGCAAGCAATTCATTTCGAAGAGATCTCTGAAAGCTTTCTGCATAATTCAAAACTTTCATAAATATTTATCAGCTCATTAGCATATTAATTGGATAGCTTTTAGGGTGGGGATATGGCTGGCACAACTAAACCAAGCCCAATTACCACCAGAGTGTGACTGTTTTAATtaaggagagaggaagaaatcGTTCCCAGAATGCAACCTCAGCCCTGACAACAATGTAGGAATTCATTATCTAACAACCACTGTGGCAAGCCACAAAACAATCTGTAGATGACCAGAATTACCTACCTTGAGGTAACCTacataaaaaatacaaacaattatatattttatatatagcaCCTGAAGACGATTCCAGGTAAGGAAAgaactttgcttgcacagatgATGAAGGACATCTGTCCAAACTCTACTAGAGAATACCAGTCAAAAGTTTGGTCACACCTTTTCTGTTTAGTTTTTATAATTTTTGACATTAAAAACAGGGAAGATGCCAAACCAATGTTATTATGCTCTAATAAAGACAGACTAAAATATTTGATTCTTTGAAGAAACCATCCTATATTTGGATGAGTTTTGCATGCTCGTGTTCTCTTAACCAGTGGAAGCTTTTCCATGAGAAGTTACGATGTGTTTCCATCAgtcctgaagacattctcacaTATGCAGAGCAGTTGTTGAGTGAggaactaaagttctgaaataaaaTGGTTTGCTGAATGTTTTGGTCATTGCGTCCTAAAAACTATTATTTTATTATCAGTTTTCTTTTCTGGGCCCTCTAAAGAATAATGAAATAACCAGGTCTGAACAGAATCTCAGAGTTAAGCTCAGAGGGATTGTGTAGATGAATGGGCACACATGGTTAGACAAGTCCAATTTTACCACAATCCTGCAAGAGGTACATTTATTAGATGGGACTACTTAATTTATGAATACCCTATACATTTGGAACTTCATTTATGCATACCCTGGAATTCATTACCCTGAATGTTTTAGGAATGAATGTTATACTGAACAGTTTATACTGAACAGGTTTATTTATTcctacttatttatttatctgttaatgcatttaatcacgacccccccaccccctccacacacaaaaaacaaaaaaaaaatcctaataataataaaaacgtCTATTGGCTTTCTGCTCAAAGAGTTGCTATGACACTGGTTCAGATGaaaaaagctggagaaaaatAGTTTCAGCCAGAAGCACTCAGAAAAAAAGGTAAGGcaaatacattttacatactGTGGCAGTGAAGGCTTCAGAATCCTAATTGACACACAATGCATTATGCAAATGTTTTAAttaatgcatttaaaacgaGCATTTAATTAACCTTCCATGCTATTGAAAGCATAATTGAAAGAAGATAAGTAAAGAATGTGGGCATTATGAATAAGGTAAAGAGCCAGAGAAAATGCATGTAAGTAACAGACATTTAAATGTTCCCGAGGAAAAGAAAATGATCACCTTGCACAAAGAATGTGAGCTACTCCAATCTACAGGGTTGGGTCCAAATTACCATCATAATAGTGAGAACTTTTGGAGATTCATAATCAGTAATGAGTTATTCCAAAAGATGTTTTCATTTCTGATAAAAGCAATTTACTTTGAGTGGATAAAACTGTAAGCACACTCCTGACATCCATCACCGATGAATAAAAATTCTTAAGAGAATCTACATAAACAACAGATGCATCTATATGCTTTAGCTAGTAGGTTTTACTGCTAGAACTCTGTGTAAAAGCTTCCACTGATGCAACTTTCTCACTATAACAGTCAAACTAACAAGCAGATAACCCACTGCTTGATCCTCACATATAAATGTGTTTCATCTCTTCTAAAAGGGAGCTTTGAAGACACCTTAAAACAGTGTTCAAATTGCTCAAACACAGAATGCACATGGGGAGATGTCCAAATATGCAATATTATCCCTTCTAGGTTTCACCTTGTTTTCTGGGGTTCATGCCTTACAGAACTGTCTGCGATCACACTGGATTATAATTTTTAGCTTTCATCTAGTACTAGTGTCAGTTCAATTTCCAGTGAATATATTTACACACCTGGGGCTCCAGAGTATGCAAATAATAAATGTAGCCATCAACAGCATGATAAAAACAAGAGGTGCTGCCACAGATGCAGGATAAAAATGAACTCAACTACTGCCCTTCACAAATTAGACAACTCAGGACAACAGCCAATTTACACTTCATTTTTACTTAATGACCCTGCCAAATAAAGTTCACACTTATTTAAGTTTGCCAGTCTGAAATACATAGTAAAAACATTCACATGTACAGTTACTGTGATCATTCTGTATTTAGAGTTTTTGCCTTTTAACGAAGTGTAATAGGCGAATTTAGCTATTCTAGGGCAGTTTTCCTGTAAATATAACTGCGCTGGGTTCtaggacttgtatatgacaAATTTGTCACTTTCATCTAAGTGATAATTGCCATCACTTTCACTGAAGCGACAATTCCTATTTCTATAAAGTACCAACATGTCAACGTTCTTGGTGAAAATATGATACAAACTTGGTGCATAGTCAGATTCCTCTAAATCAATAGCTGCTGAGATTTGATTACAAACACAGAGGTGGTCCGGTGTTTACAGTAGTGAGAATATCCGATTTGTGCTACATCATACTAAAATACTAGCTACCTCAATTATCCAGTTGTGTAGTTTTCTATCCATCAAGGTATAACCTTACTGCCACAATACCAGAACTTCATTTTTAATCACAAAAGGAGTACGTGCATGATAAGCATGTTTTATACTGCGGTATCCTGATTAAACACTTCAGGACTCGGCAGACGAATATATCTCATAAAATAACGCTAATGTTCCCAGTACAGAATCGCGCTATTTTACATCTCTAGTCCATTTGATGAAGATGAAAATAGGTAATTATCCGCTAAGTGGCACATACTGATGGGAAGCATAACTCCCAGATCTGAAGAGAAACCCCGGCATTTTAAAGTTCGCGTTTAAACCGTCTCCATTTGCTCCCAATTCAAACAGAATCGACTTACTCAGATTAATCATTCATGATCTTAGCCTTTGTATACATGAATATTCAAAAACAACTTCGTATTCTGCATCAGCATAATACCAGCGCAAATGTCCTTTGCAGAATAAAAAAAGAGCCTGGGCCAAATTACGCCAAACTAATTACAGTCACAAAACAACACGTTTTGGTATTATCAGCACATACATGTTTACCACGGCGCTGTTTGGTAATCTAAACTAGTTCACCATCAAATTAATTAACCTggctagctaaaaaaaaaacaaaaatagtaGACGTGAAGCAACATTTGGATAGAAATTCGAGAAAATTGCAAACTTGTAGTTAGCTCCAGGTTAGCTGGTCAGTACCGACACGGACTAGGCAACTGTCCACCTGAGATAACCACCCAACTGAGGAACTGaagtacacacaaacaaactacTGTTTACCCGCCACCAACAcgcacaaaacaacaacaacaaaccgtAAACTGCCTTTACTAGCGCTGATGTTGCCTAACATTTATTTGGTAAGTCAACCCACGACCATtttacccctccacacacacacatttctgctAAAGTTGCTGCCTTACTAAACGCCGACTAGATGCCCATAACTAACGCAGGCTAAGCTAAGCTAGGCTAGGCTAGCTAACGCAGCTCGCCGCTCGCACCCACAGCACTGCGAGTGTAGCATCGGCTAGCGAGCCGCTCCGTGCTAACTCCGCTGGCCAGcatttcaggaaaaaaaaaaaccatttgtTTGGTGACTTTTTTCGACTCGATTTGCAGAACTTAACAGTTGCCcggggagaagaaaaaaaaactttcagcGCGTTACGGTTATTAAGATGCGTTTTTTGTGTCCGGACAGCCAATGAAACAGGCTGGGTGTGTGAATATGTAACACACGTCGCTCTAAACAAGGACGGAGTTTTGGTGTGTAACTTATGTAGCTAGCTGGTTAGCTCCTCTCTTAGGCTAACAAGCTAGCTAAAGTAAGCAATGTTATTAGtaatcaaaacaaaaaaaaaaagaaaaaaagactttGACTCGTCCCATTAACAGGTTGTAACTGATTCTCCGGGTACCGTTCTTTGCTCCAAGTAGATGATAGGAAAAGgaaaatgaatatgaatatgtaaAATGTAATGATTACCTGCTCTCAGGCGCTCATCTTGACTCGCTGATCCTCTGTCCGCCATTTTGAATATTTAGTACAAGTCACAACCCATCCCCGATGGCAACGCAAGAAAATGCATAAGCTACACCCCTCACTCAGAATAATTGTTTTTTTCAAGCACCTGTCTTATTTTCCTAGTTTTTTTAGTACGGGTTTTACGACGTATGTTTTAAAACTAACGTTCAATCCACTCAACTATAGTGACCCTGCTATAGTATGcctggaaaaaaaaggttttaggTTATATATTGAAGGGGAAATCAGTTGCGTTGTGGACATGAATCCGCCTTTAGTCCTAAGCAGACCTGGATGTCGTCACTTCCACACGAAGGAACCGTAGTCAATATAACATTGGCCTATATGAGAAAATAACGCAAAATGTGTGCATTTACACGTTCAGTATTTGCTCTTATCCAGAACGCCTTTTACCTATGAGTTGATATGCCTATATGTGCGTATCTGGATTGGAGCCCATAACACTGAACACTTATTCTACTAAATTTAGCGGCTGACTTGCAGTTTTCTGAGTTTTATGTTCACATAGAATCTGCGGTTTTGAACCCACATGGCTTATTAAGTAATTTGGTAATCAAATAAACATCTCATGAACGAACTCATTTTGCAGCTTACAATATAAGTTTTGTTCATTTACTAACAAGTTGCTCATTCCACTTTTAACAATTACATCAACAAATGTGTTAAAAGGTTTTTTAAGCTATTGTTTTCAAGAACAAATTCAGTAAATAGTTGTGAAATGGTTTAGAAAAATAATGTTTTTAATATTAAGTTTGAACATTATTTTTACAGTTTGTAAAGTAGTCTACAGGAATAATTTTATAGTGAAGTGCAATAGGATATTGGCATAGTTAAGATGGACTGATCATCACTAATCACCAAAGGTAGATGACAGCACTACAAAAAGCCCCTTGGTCATTCAGTGCTTATAAAATTTCTTCTCATATAATTTATGCGATTAACCAGCAGTATTTAGGTAAATCCATACTATACTATGAAATTTGTTTAATAAGAAAGATTTCAATTCAGTTCCTTGGGAAATAAACAGGGTGTTTCGTTAGGGGTCATTTCTGTTAGTAAGTGACTTTTCGTCCTCTTGTTTCCTCCACGCAGCGAGGACTTCATTATCCTGTGACTCTGCTGCCACCCGCTCTCTTGCTTTTTGCCTGATTCGATTGATGAAAGCAGACacctcctcatcttcatcatcttcctgtcttgttctgttttgtgttgttgtgttacTGTCATCAAATCTTGAAGAGTGAGTAAATTTTCGCTTTGCAGAGTATTCCTGGTGGTCTTCTTCCTCTGTTTCATGTCTAGCATATAATCTTCCGGTTCTGTAATGACTAGGGTCTGATGTTCCATTGCAGACCCCTGCTCCAGGGGGCGTTCTCCTGGAGTGATAGCTGAGTTCTGGACTGGGATCCCTGCTCAAATCAGAGTCGGTGTCATGGTTGTATTGGGAGGTGAATCTTGATGCAAAGTCATAgtcttcctcctcaccttccTGAGCTATGACTGAATTTCTTCGGCTTGGAAAATCAAACTCTGAACATTCTGGAGGTTCTTCATACGTTGGCCTGGACATGCGCGGTTCAGTTGTGTCTTCACCATAACTTCTTGGCTTACTTGATGGGGGTCTTACATTTTTTAGCCATTCATCGATGCTGCAGGTGGGGTTTGCCGAAGCAGGAAGGTTGAGAATTCCTGAACGTCCGTAATCTCttttgggtttttgtttgtcaCAGGCAAGAGTAGATGGCTCTTCAGAGTTAAATTTAGATCCTGGTTTTCCAAGGCCACTTTCATCCTGCTTGTCTTCATCCTCATCCTTTTGTTTCTTCTTCTTATACAATGTACTACGTTTGTTGTCTTCTGTAATCTTCTTTATCTCATAGGAAGACATCTTCTGTCTCATATCGGATTGAATTTCTTTCTCCATTGTGTCAAGTTTATGCAGATTTACCTGGTCCTGGAATAAACTGAACAGGGGTACACTGGTAGTGGTGATTTTGGTTCTGCGGGAACCTGAACCAGAAACAGAGGAGAGACTAGATGCTCCACCAGCAGATAAAATGGACTCTGCCCTTCCACCTGTTAGAGACATAGCTCTACCTCCAGCAGAAAACACTGATTCAGCCCTGCGGTGAGATAACAAGCTGGGGTTTGATGTTCCACTGAGCATAGAGGACTTATCATCATCCACACCATGTCCAGGTTGAACAGATGAGCCAGCACCAAAACTGAAAACCGACCCTGCCCGTGATGGAGGAAGGCTTCCTCCCATCATTTCTGCTTGCTTTTGCACGAGGGTTTCATTGACCACATTTGCAATCCAGTTTTGTATATTTGCTATGTTAACCATTTGTTCTCCATTGGGTCCCAGCACTGGGATAGGTGGctcaggtggagcaggtggggcAGAGGATCGGGAACATGTGCTACGGCCTGACAGGACAGATGATCTGCCACTCAACATGGACATGTTGTCATCTCCTGCAACACTTGCAGAAGGGAACGCACCAGCACAGAAAGCAGACAGTGGGATGCAGCTACCACTCAGGGAGCTCTCGGTTTCCCAGCCACAAACTGATTGGCTCTCCTCCAGTGTTTTTTTGGAGCGCTCCAGTAGTTCCTCTCTCCGCTGTCTCCTCTTGACTGTGGCCGAGTCCTCCCCACGACTCATCTCTAGAATCTCATCCTTGTTCTCCTCACCGCCAAATTTCTTCTGTTGCTTCAACTTCCAAGTCTGATAGGCTGTTAAGTTTATGTCTTCCAGAGAAGGAGCAGGGGTCTCTGCCTCACCTTCCCTCTGCTCCCCACTCCCCTTCTCAGCTTCAGTTTCTTTCTTGTTCCAACCAAACTGTAATCTCTTGATCTTCCAGCGCTCTAGAGGGGTcagtttttccttgttcttCTGGCAGAAATAGTACATGGAGCTCGAGTCAGAGAGTATGCTCTTCACGTCATCATCTATCTTCTTTTGGCATGCCTCACTGCTCGCATCTTCATCTTCTTCCTTGACTCGATATCTCGCGGCCGCTTGCTCCTCGATCTCTCTGAGACGTTGCTTCCAAAGGTCAGTGTAGCTGCTGCAGCTGGTGGTAGACATGGAGTCAGAGGCGGGGCGGCGAGTTCGGCGCTTGACCCGCTCCTTCACCATCTGCACGTCCTCACTGGTCACGCTCTCTAGATCCTCTGGCCGTGGAGTCTGACGATCGCCTGCCCCTCCGAGGGACTCACTATCTTCCTCTTCACACATTAGCTGGGCTTCCCACCACTCATCGCTTTGGTATTTCTCGTTCCGTTTCTGCCACTCCTGAATCATTCTGTCCACATTgtcatcttcctcttctccaCCTTTCCCAGGAAGGGAAGGGTCCTTTGCAGTCAGCCGTTGGTCAGGCACGTTGGAGCCTCGGAGAAGACCTGCCTTCAGGGCAGCGGCGGCAGCCGATGAGGCCACGCTACTCATGACACTCATACTGTCCCCCTCCTCTTCCACCATGATGGAGTTGGCCTTGACCCCAAACATGCTTTCTTCCTCGTCGAGGCGAGCCCGAGCATCAATTACAGAGCACTGGCTGAGAGTGTCATCATCGTCCTCTCGTTCTTCCATCAAGGTTTCATTGAGCTCACGCAGCTGCTTCAGGAACCCTTCGTTGGGACAGATTGCACGTTTCTTTCGCATTTCCATCAGTGCCTCCATGATGCTCATGTTGTGAAAGATCATCAAGTAGGCAGCGACTAGCACTGCTGAACGACTTATTCCCATCATGGAGTCCACCAGCACTTTACCTGTGCACAAAGAAAAAGAAGCTTACAGTGTATTTCAAGACTTAATGACAGGCTAGCGATGAAACAAGTAGGTCACACCCACTGGCAGCAAAGCACTACTTGTAATTGCATAAAATTTTTCATATAGCCTACAACTGTTGAATAAATCTCCCTCCAAACATCTAGAGTATGTAGCTAGTGTACGTTCACACCTTCTTCTTTTTTCACATCCATCAAAATCCATCTCTTCTTAGTCCAACTTACCCAACTGAGACACATAACTCTTATGATATTTTCACCTTCTATTTATAACTATGCTGCAACCTTATCTTAACAGATACTTAAAGGTTGCAGCTAGAGTCGTTTGTACATTGATGACGTAAAAGTACAAACACGCATACATGATGTGACTGACATGAGTTGACTACCTTAACTTTGGCCTAACTTTTATGTTAAAGTCATCAGTCACTTTCTTCACCATATTGAATTAATAGTAGACCTTTCCTGCTGTCCCTAAACTAACTTTTCAAAAGTCCCTTTgctcttgttttttgtcagacatgTAATAACACCTGTGTACCATTGTAACAGCTCCACCCCCACTGTTGACAGCTCACTGCCAGGGTTGACCTCATCCATTAAATGATCTAATAACCCTTAAATGATAACCCTGCTCATCTCTTTCCAAATATATTGCTTAGCTGTCTAAAATGGGTAGGCCACTCATGTTTAATAAACTGAATTACCATTTGAATATTGTGTTTTATCATAAACCTTAATCACTTGGTTCATCTGTATGTAGAACTAGAAGCACTGACAGCACCTTGGAACCTTCTCGCGGACTAGATATGAGAACACTTTGGTCTAGTTGCTGGTATATAACAGAGTTTTAAAAGCATATAGATTGTGTCAGGATTAGTTTGTTAACAGAACTTTGCTTTTTGCCAAATGCTCATGTCTCTAGACAACCATATATCCTTTACTTTCACTTACCCCTGTGAGTTAGTAAGGCCTCA
It includes:
- the styxl2 gene encoding serine/threonine/tyrosine-interacting-like protein 2, with the translated sequence MASSADNDATEGDQTVPDEDGAPGVKAIQSHYLRCPSPSFSMMSDRFSTISDRFSVISGSDAESIFMDPIHLSSAIAAKQIINEELKPKEIKLASTPESMLETAEQLMVEDLYNRVKDMIDDRSPYNTPCVLDIQRALVQDRLESPLNPVDEVWPNIFIGEKSVAVNKARLKRLGITHILNAGHGTGVYTGETFYEGMNITYKGIEIDDFTDADISPYFRTCAEFLDEALLTHRGKVLVDSMMGISRSAVLVAAYLMIFHNMSIMEALMEMRKKRAICPNEGFLKQLRELNETLMEEREDDDDTLSQCSVIDARARLDEEESMFGVKANSIMVEEEGDSMSVMSSVASSAAAAALKAGLLRGSNVPDQRLTAKDPSLPGKGGEEEDDNVDRMIQEWQKRNEKYQSDEWWEAQLMCEEEDSESLGGAGDRQTPRPEDLESVTSEDVQMVKERVKRRTRRPASDSMSTTSCSSYTDLWKQRLREIEEQAAARYRVKEEDEDASSEACQKKIDDDVKSILSDSSSMYYFCQKNKEKLTPLERWKIKRLQFGWNKKETEAEKGSGEQREGEAETPAPSLEDINLTAYQTWKLKQQKKFGGEENKDEILEMSRGEDSATVKRRQRREELLERSKKTLEESQSVCGWETESSLSGSCIPLSAFCAGAFPSASVAGDDNMSMLSGRSSVLSGRSTCSRSSAPPAPPEPPIPVLGPNGEQMVNIANIQNWIANVVNETLVQKQAEMMGGSLPPSRAGSVFSFGAGSSVQPGHGVDDDKSSMLSGTSNPSLLSHRRAESVFSAGGRAMSLTGGRAESILSAGGASSLSSVSGSGSRRTKITTTSVPLFSLFQDQVNLHKLDTMEKEIQSDMRQKMSSYEIKKITEDNKRSTLYKKKKQKDEDEDKQDESGLGKPGSKFNSEEPSTLACDKQKPKRDYGRSGILNLPASANPTCSIDEWLKNVRPPSSKPRSYGEDTTEPRMSRPTYEEPPECSEFDFPSRRNSVIAQEGEEEDYDFASRFTSQYNHDTDSDLSRDPSPELSYHSRRTPPGAGVCNGTSDPSHYRTGRLYARHETEEEDHQEYSAKRKFTHSSRFDDSNTTTQNRTRQEDDEDEEVSAFINRIRQKARERVAAESQDNEVLAAWRKQEDEKSLTNRNDP